The Geobacter sp. AOG2 genome includes a window with the following:
- a CDS encoding 2-oxoacid:acceptor oxidoreductase subunit alpha codes for MSKKVAFLQGNEAAAHGAIYAGCNFFAGYPITPSTEVAEVCSVELPKLGGKFIQMEDEIGAMAAILGASLAGSKVLTSTSGPGLSLKQELIGYGCIAEIPCVVFNVMRGGPSTGMPTGPSQSDVMSAKWGTHGDHPAICLVPASVQETYEEVIRAFNLSEKYRTPVMVMPDEIVAHMRERIVFPEPGEIEIVPRKTPTVPPEQYKPYDTSFGDVPPLAAYGTGYKFHVTGLNKMQDGFPTTKAEIVQAEEERQVRKVNANVDDIVTFEEYLLDDAEVVVVAYGSTSRSARYAVNAAREQGIKAGMFRIKTFWPFPDKQIKALAQKAKGFIVPEMNLGMAALEIERNVQGKAPVLGIFRVDGEPINPDQIVAKIKEVK; via the coding sequence GTGTCAAAAAAAGTAGCGTTTCTTCAGGGTAACGAGGCTGCCGCTCACGGCGCCATCTACGCCGGCTGCAACTTTTTCGCCGGATACCCGATCACACCCTCGACAGAGGTTGCGGAAGTCTGTTCCGTCGAGCTTCCCAAACTGGGCGGCAAATTCATACAGATGGAGGACGAAATCGGTGCCATGGCGGCCATCCTTGGCGCGTCTCTGGCCGGTTCCAAGGTCCTGACATCTACGTCAGGTCCTGGTCTCTCCCTCAAGCAGGAGTTGATCGGTTACGGCTGTATCGCCGAAATTCCCTGCGTTGTTTTCAATGTCATGCGCGGCGGTCCTTCCACCGGCATGCCCACCGGCCCGAGTCAGTCGGACGTGATGTCCGCCAAGTGGGGCACCCACGGCGACCATCCGGCCATCTGCCTGGTGCCTGCCTCGGTGCAGGAAACTTACGAAGAGGTCATCCGCGCCTTCAACCTCTCCGAAAAGTACCGCACCCCGGTCATGGTCATGCCGGACGAGATCGTGGCCCACATGCGTGAACGTATCGTCTTCCCCGAACCGGGCGAGATCGAGATCGTACCCCGCAAGACCCCGACCGTCCCTCCCGAGCAGTACAAACCGTATGACACCAGTTTCGGCGATGTGCCTCCGCTGGCCGCCTACGGAACTGGCTACAAATTCCATGTCACCGGCCTCAACAAGATGCAGGACGGTTTCCCCACCACCAAGGCTGAAATTGTCCAGGCCGAAGAGGAACGCCAAGTCCGCAAGGTGAACGCCAACGTGGACGATATCGTCACCTTCGAGGAGTACCTGCTTGACGACGCCGAGGTCGTGGTCGTGGCCTACGGTTCCACCTCCCGTTCCGCGCGCTATGCCGTCAATGCTGCCCGCGAGCAGGGCATCAAGGCCGGCATGTTCCGCATCAAGACCTTCTGGCCGTTCCCGGACAAGCAGATCAAGGCTTTGGCCCAAAAGGCCAAAGGTTTTATCGTGCCGGAGATGAACCTGGGTATGGCTGCCCTTGAGATCGAACGTAACGTTCAGGGCAAGGCTCCGGTTCTCGGCATCTTCCGTGTTGACGGCGAACCGATCAATCCCGACCAGATTGTTGCGAAGATCAAGGAGGTTAAATAA
- a CDS encoding 2-oxoacid:ferredoxin oxidoreductase subunit beta, whose protein sequence is MAFDYDKYIRPGKLPHIWCPGCGHGIVMKGLIRAIDTLKLDTKNTAIVSGIGCASRLPGYMDCCTLHTAHGRAAAFATGVKMSKPDMNVILVGGDGDGTAIGGNHFIHACRRNIDMTYIILNNKIYGMTGGQFSPATPTGAKASTTPYGNPDPPFDIAKLAIGAGATFVARGTAYHATQIDKLIAEAIQHKGFSVVEILDDCPTTYGRRNKFKSVIEMMNHLKEIAVPVKAAEKMTAEQLQGKVLTGVLFKEERPEYTVEYAKVIERAQAK, encoded by the coding sequence ATGGCTTTTGATTACGATAAGTATATTCGTCCCGGCAAGCTGCCCCACATCTGGTGCCCCGGTTGCGGCCACGGCATCGTTATGAAGGGGCTCATTCGGGCGATCGACACCCTGAAACTGGATACGAAAAACACCGCCATCGTCTCGGGCATCGGTTGCGCATCCCGTCTGCCCGGATACATGGACTGCTGCACCCTGCACACCGCTCACGGCCGCGCCGCGGCCTTCGCCACCGGCGTCAAGATGTCCAAACCCGACATGAACGTGATCCTGGTGGGCGGCGACGGCGACGGCACTGCCATCGGCGGCAACCACTTCATCCACGCATGCCGACGCAACATCGACATGACTTATATCATCCTTAACAACAAGATCTACGGCATGACCGGTGGTCAGTTCTCTCCTGCCACGCCTACCGGCGCCAAGGCGTCCACCACTCCGTACGGCAATCCTGATCCCCCGTTCGACATCGCCAAGCTGGCTATCGGCGCCGGTGCCACCTTCGTGGCCCGCGGCACCGCCTATCACGCCACCCAGATCGACAAACTCATTGCCGAAGCCATTCAGCACAAAGGCTTTTCCGTGGTGGAAATCCTGGACGACTGCCCGACCACCTACGGTCGCCGCAACAAGTTCAAGTCGGTTATCGAGATGATGAACCACCTCAAGGAAATCGCCGTGCCGGTCAAGGCCGCCGAGAAGATGACCGCCGAGCAGCTTCAGGGCAAGGTCCTCACCGGTGTCCTTTTCAAAGAGGAGCGGCCCGAGTATACCGTCGAGTACGCCAAGGTGATCGAGCGCGCCCAGGCCAAGTAA
- a CDS encoding 2-oxoacid:acceptor oxidoreductase family protein — MSRYELRFSGAGGQGLITAGIIMAKAASIYEGKQAVQSQSYGPEARGGASKSEVIISDDPIDYPKVTQCDALLAMTQEACNKYSHDLKEGGVLLVDSDLVTTLPKGSFKTVAFPIINTAKNDVGREIVANIVALGAMVALTGQVTRENAEKAVLSSVPEAFLELNKKAFSMGYEKALAAS, encoded by the coding sequence ATGTCCAGATATGAACTCAGGTTTTCCGGCGCAGGCGGACAGGGGTTGATCACCGCCGGGATTATTATGGCAAAAGCCGCCTCCATCTACGAAGGGAAACAGGCCGTCCAGTCCCAGAGCTACGGCCCCGAGGCCCGCGGCGGCGCATCCAAGTCGGAGGTCATCATTTCCGATGACCCGATCGACTACCCGAAGGTCACCCAGTGTGACGCACTACTGGCCATGACCCAGGAAGCATGCAACAAGTACTCCCATGACCTTAAGGAAGGCGGCGTTCTGCTGGTTGACTCCGACCTGGTTACGACACTGCCCAAGGGCAGTTTCAAGACAGTGGCCTTTCCGATCATCAACACCGCCAAGAACGACGTGGGCCGCGAGATCGTTGCCAATATCGTTGCCTTGGGGGCCATGGTCGCCCTGACCGGTCAGGTTACCCGGGAGAACGCTGAAAAAGCTGTGCTCTCCAGTGTTCCGGAAGCCTTTCTGGAGTTGAACAAAAAAGCCTTCAGCATGGGCTACGAAAAAGCGTTGGCTGCCAGCTAG
- a CDS encoding acetylserotonin O-methyltransferase, whose amino-acid sequence MTLPELLQLSGSYWSTCTLHAGVKLDVFTPLADRPLTASQLARLIAADERGLAMLLNALTAMDLLSKEAETFRATPFSSEYLAKTSDTYMGHIIMHHHHLVEGWSRLDEAVKSGVPVRRRSSEAGDDERESFLMGMFNLASHLAPRIASSIDLGGRRRLLDLAGGPGTYAINFCKQNPDLTAVIYDLPTTRPFAEQTVGRFGLSGRISFSAGDITSDDIGTGYDVVWISHLLHSEGPDACAAIVAKAATALKAGGLLLIQEFILDDNRIAPLHPTLFSLNMLVGTPSGQAYSQGELRGMMEAAGLRAIRRLEMGLPNGAGIMAGTR is encoded by the coding sequence ATGACCCTGCCGGAACTGTTGCAACTCTCGGGAAGCTATTGGAGCACCTGCACGCTGCACGCCGGTGTCAAGCTTGATGTCTTCACCCCCCTGGCCGACCGCCCCCTGACCGCCTCACAACTGGCACGGCTCATTGCCGCCGATGAACGTGGGCTGGCAATGCTTCTGAATGCCCTTACCGCCATGGACCTGCTCTCCAAGGAGGCGGAGACGTTTCGTGCCACCCCTTTCAGCTCCGAATACCTCGCCAAAACATCCGACACCTACATGGGGCACATCATCATGCACCATCACCACTTGGTGGAAGGATGGAGCCGCCTGGACGAGGCGGTAAAAAGCGGTGTCCCAGTCCGTAGACGTTCCTCTGAGGCCGGAGACGATGAGCGGGAAAGTTTTTTGATGGGCATGTTCAATCTGGCCTCACATCTGGCTCCCCGTATAGCATCATCTATAGACCTCGGCGGCCGCCGCAGGCTACTCGACTTGGCTGGAGGACCGGGAACATACGCCATCAACTTCTGTAAACAGAATCCCGACCTGACCGCTGTTATCTACGATCTGCCCACCACTCGTCCATTTGCCGAACAAACAGTGGGCCGTTTCGGACTGTCCGGGCGCATTTCCTTCAGCGCAGGCGACATTACCAGCGATGACATTGGTACTGGTTACGACGTGGTATGGATTTCCCACCTTTTGCATAGCGAGGGACCCGACGCCTGTGCGGCAATCGTCGCCAAGGCCGCGACTGCCCTTAAAGCAGGGGGTCTGCTGCTGATTCAGGAATTCATCTTGGACGATAACCGGATAGCCCCGCTTCACCCTACTCTTTTTTCACTCAATATGTTGGTCGGTACGCCGTCTGGACAGGCCTATTCACAAGGGGAATTGCGCGGCATGATGGAGGCTGCCGGCCTCAGGGCCATCAGACGCCTGGAGATGGGCCTTCCAAACGGTGCCGGGATTATGGCAGGAACGCGCTAA
- a CDS encoding DHA2 family efflux MFS transporter permease subunit, with amino-acid sequence MSTSEDKNINKWLITITVMLPTIMEIIDTSVANVALPHMQGSLNAGTDEVTWVLTSYLVSNAVVLPMTGWLARVFGRKRFLMTCIALFTLASLLCGSAPNLASLIFFRVLQGAAGGALIPISQAIMMETFPPNQRGMAMAIFGIGAMTGPIVGPALGGWITDNLNWRWIFYINLPVGIIAFIMCAFFIYDPAYLKRGREQISIDYWGLFLLTVSMGSLQVVLDKGQQDDWFSSRFIITFSIIAVMSLIALIWVELTHEHPIINLRLFKNVSFSAGNFIMFVVGFCLYSSIMLIPLFLQTLMGYSATNAGMVMAPGGVATLITMPFVGAAMAKRDGRKIVFVGLLIGATSMFIMQGLNLQGAFWNYTWPRIVLGFGLAMIFVPLTTVTLATIPKPEMGNATGMFNLLRNIGGSVGIAMATTLLARLEQFYQNNLIAHVTSYNPAWQMRFEGLKQTLITRGIAAGQADKTALGMMYGALRKQAGSLAFNRIFFIIGLAFLAIIPLLILLKRTSHQEGGGMGH; translated from the coding sequence ATGTCCACATCAGAAGATAAAAATATCAATAAATGGCTGATCACTATCACGGTTATGCTCCCCACCATCATGGAGATCATCGACACCTCGGTGGCCAACGTGGCCCTGCCCCATATGCAGGGAAGCCTCAACGCCGGTACCGATGAAGTCACTTGGGTACTGACCTCCTACCTGGTCAGCAATGCCGTGGTACTCCCCATGACCGGCTGGCTTGCGCGGGTCTTCGGGCGAAAACGCTTTTTGATGACCTGTATCGCGCTGTTCACTCTGGCATCTCTTTTGTGCGGCTCAGCCCCCAACCTGGCCTCGCTGATCTTCTTCCGGGTACTGCAGGGAGCCGCCGGAGGCGCGCTGATTCCGATCAGCCAAGCTATCATGATGGAGACCTTCCCGCCAAACCAACGGGGCATGGCCATGGCCATCTTCGGCATCGGGGCCATGACCGGCCCGATTGTCGGCCCGGCTCTGGGTGGGTGGATCACCGACAACCTCAACTGGCGCTGGATCTTCTACATCAACCTGCCCGTGGGTATCATCGCTTTTATCATGTGTGCCTTCTTCATCTATGACCCAGCCTATCTCAAGCGCGGCAGAGAGCAGATTTCCATCGACTACTGGGGACTGTTCCTGCTCACCGTCAGCATGGGATCACTCCAGGTGGTCTTGGACAAGGGGCAGCAGGACGACTGGTTCAGTTCGCGGTTCATCATAACGTTCAGCATTATCGCAGTTATGTCACTGATAGCGCTGATCTGGGTGGAGCTGACCCATGAACACCCCATCATCAACCTGCGCCTGTTCAAAAACGTTTCCTTCTCTGCCGGCAACTTCATCATGTTCGTGGTCGGTTTTTGCCTGTACAGCTCCATCATGCTGATCCCGCTTTTCCTGCAAACCCTGATGGGGTATTCAGCCACCAATGCCGGCATGGTCATGGCTCCCGGTGGCGTGGCCACTCTTATAACCATGCCCTTTGTGGGTGCAGCCATGGCGAAGCGCGACGGCCGCAAGATTGTCTTCGTCGGCTTGCTCATCGGCGCCACCTCCATGTTCATCATGCAGGGGCTTAACCTCCAAGGGGCCTTCTGGAACTACACCTGGCCGCGTATCGTGTTGGGTTTCGGCCTGGCCATGATCTTCGTACCCTTGACTACCGTGACTCTGGCCACCATCCCCAAACCGGAGATGGGCAACGCTACCGGCATGTTCAATCTGCTGCGCAATATCGGCGGCAGCGTCGGCATTGCCATGGCCACCACCCTCCTGGCGCGGTTGGAACAGTTTTACCAGAATAACCTGATAGCCCATGTCACATCCTATAATCCGGCTTGGCAGATGCGTTTCGAAGGACTGAAGCAGACTCTGATCACACGGGGAATCGCTGCGGGCCAAGCCGACAAGACCGCCCTGGGCATGATGTACGGGGCTTTGCGCAAGCAGGCCGGTTCCCTGGCCTTTAACCGCATCTTCTTCATCATAGGCCTTGCCTTTCTGGCCATCATCCCTCTGCTGATCCTCCTGAAACGAACCTCACATCAGGAGGGTGGCGGCATGGGGCACTAA
- a CDS encoding HlyD family secretion protein has protein sequence MADDTITPATEETPSATPTAHDALPEPEEEKSGISKRYKALLILLILLIIGGWFGIKWLIKSKTHVETDNAFIEARIVPISAKVSGTVTHVLVNDNQFVKQGDLLVELDDRDYRVKVAQTEAGVGMAENETGGEYRKADVARAGLQSAQANYDQAVLDLNRGEALFSREVIPKEQLDRLRTAKRVADSKLKEAAEALKRAQAEAGLSSRDGNKARILQRRAQMDEAKLQLSYTKVFAPRDGYITRKSIEPGTNIQAGQSLMALVPLQDAWITANYKESQLTYIRPGQKVEFTVDAYPGRTFNGSVDSIMAGTGAAFSLLPPENATGNYVKVVQRIPVKIAIDNTSDPEHLLRVGMSVIPTVFVGRSTSDILKDLNPFN, from the coding sequence ATGGCAGACGATACGATCACACCAGCCACAGAGGAGACTCCAAGCGCCACGCCGACCGCGCACGATGCGTTGCCGGAGCCGGAGGAGGAAAAATCGGGCATTAGCAAGCGCTACAAGGCGCTGCTTATCCTCCTGATTCTTCTTATCATCGGGGGATGGTTCGGAATTAAATGGCTGATCAAAAGTAAAACCCACGTTGAAACCGACAACGCTTTCATTGAGGCCCGCATCGTTCCGATTTCCGCCAAGGTATCAGGGACCGTGACGCATGTGCTGGTGAACGACAACCAATTCGTCAAGCAGGGCGACCTTCTGGTGGAGCTTGATGACCGCGACTACCGGGTGAAGGTTGCCCAGACCGAGGCGGGGGTCGGCATGGCGGAAAACGAGACCGGCGGGGAATACCGGAAGGCGGACGTGGCCCGGGCAGGTCTCCAGTCGGCCCAGGCCAATTACGACCAGGCGGTCTTGGACCTCAACCGTGGCGAGGCGCTCTTTAGCCGAGAGGTAATCCCCAAGGAACAGCTCGACCGTCTCAGAACCGCCAAACGCGTTGCCGACTCAAAGCTGAAAGAGGCGGCAGAGGCCCTCAAACGCGCCCAAGCCGAGGCAGGCCTGTCCAGCCGGGACGGCAACAAGGCCAGAATACTCCAGCGAAGGGCGCAGATGGATGAGGCAAAGCTACAACTCTCCTATACCAAGGTTTTTGCACCCCGGGATGGTTACATAACGCGCAAATCCATCGAACCGGGCACCAACATCCAGGCAGGGCAATCCCTGATGGCGCTGGTGCCGTTGCAGGACGCCTGGATTACGGCCAACTATAAGGAAAGCCAGCTGACCTATATCAGGCCCGGCCAAAAGGTTGAATTCACGGTGGATGCCTATCCGGGACGGACGTTCAACGGTAGTGTAGACAGCATCATGGCCGGAACCGGCGCGGCCTTCTCGCTGCTCCCCCCGGAGAACGCCACCGGCAATTACGTCAAGGTGGTTCAGCGGATCCCGGTAAAGATAGCCATCGACAACACCTCGGACCCGGAGCACCTGCTACGGGTGGGGATGAGCGTCATCCCGACGGTGTTTGTGGGACGGAGTACCTCCGATATACTCAAAGACCTGAACCCATTTAACTGA
- a CDS encoding TolC family protein gives MKNLLFSLFITGILLVGSVSWAAPLTLQECLERAKQYNPGLKAAAWSPRIAEQDIRQTSATNYPRIDAQAGYTVQQAAQGAKIGGMAAETQQADYATAGLSATYTIYDFGRRNARQQMSRALADSSVQSFEARRTDISLQVIEAYFSILETDKLITAAADEVTQVEEHRRVAQALFEEGVVTRNDVLQADVRLAAAKQKLLTMKNRKENDWLQLNFLTGSQANFRAELDEGVTLSNGSMSLVNENDALSRRHDVLALRHGVQASDMEVRESKAAFYPELYTQAALNYVQNDKALEQTIVAATIGIKVNLFDGFASTATTEKAVRNRSRNQDALRQAESQVRLEIDSSKNDVNVARERISVAETAIRQSEENLRINKERYQERVGTATEVLDAQTLVTQAKTDYYSALYDYQVSTARLKRAVGEL, from the coding sequence ATGAAAAACCTGCTTTTTAGCCTCTTCATTACCGGCATTCTTCTGGTCGGTTCCGTATCCTGGGCGGCCCCGCTCACGTTGCAGGAATGCCTGGAGCGGGCCAAACAGTATAATCCCGGCTTGAAAGCAGCAGCCTGGTCACCCCGAATAGCCGAACAGGATATTCGCCAGACATCGGCGACCAACTATCCCCGCATCGATGCACAGGCCGGTTACACCGTGCAGCAAGCCGCTCAGGGAGCAAAGATTGGCGGCATGGCAGCCGAGACCCAGCAGGCAGACTACGCCACAGCCGGTCTCTCAGCTACCTACACCATCTACGATTTCGGCCGCCGAAACGCACGGCAACAGATGAGCAGAGCCCTTGCCGACTCTTCTGTCCAATCCTTTGAAGCCCGCCGCACAGATATATCGCTGCAGGTGATCGAAGCCTACTTCTCTATCCTGGAAACCGACAAACTGATCACTGCGGCCGCGGACGAGGTCACTCAGGTCGAAGAACACCGCCGCGTGGCCCAGGCGCTGTTCGAGGAAGGGGTCGTCACCCGTAACGATGTACTGCAGGCTGACGTACGCCTGGCGGCGGCCAAACAAAAACTTCTGACCATGAAAAATCGCAAGGAAAACGACTGGCTTCAGCTCAACTTTCTGACCGGTTCCCAAGCCAATTTTCGCGCCGAACTGGATGAGGGGGTTACCCTGTCAAATGGCTCGATGTCACTGGTAAACGAAAACGACGCACTCTCCCGCCGCCATGATGTACTCGCCCTGCGCCACGGCGTGCAAGCCAGCGACATGGAGGTGCGCGAAAGCAAGGCCGCCTTCTACCCGGAACTCTATACCCAAGCCGCCCTCAACTACGTGCAAAACGACAAGGCGCTGGAACAGACCATCGTGGCGGCCACCATCGGCATCAAGGTCAACCTGTTCGACGGCTTCGCCTCTACGGCAACTACGGAAAAGGCCGTGCGCAACCGTTCCAGAAACCAGGATGCCTTGCGCCAGGCGGAATCCCAGGTACGCCTGGAGATCGACTCCTCCAAAAACGATGTCAACGTGGCCAGGGAGCGAATCAGCGTAGCCGAAACAGCCATCCGCCAGAGCGAAGAAAACCTGCGCATCAACAAAGAACGCTATCAGGAACGGGTCGGCACGGCAACGGAGGTGTTGGACGCCCAGACTCTGGTCACTCAGGCTAAGACCGACTATTACAGCGCGCTATACGATTATCAGGTTTCCACTGCCCGCTTGAAGCGTGCCGTGGGAGAACTTTAA
- a CDS encoding MarR family winged helix-turn-helix transcriptional regulator, with amino-acid sequence MYDIEKSIGFLLAKAYQRAFALFREELEKFDLTPPQYAILAFLWQQDGLTQVELSEKSQVDRTTLGGLIDRLEKFGLVERHTHPHDRRAYQIKLTPRGRTLEPQLRECSKKALGKLTSGLSNKDIAELGRILEILRGEKRVYEKPAF; translated from the coding sequence ATGTATGACATAGAAAAGAGCATCGGCTTTCTTCTGGCAAAGGCCTACCAAAGGGCTTTTGCATTGTTCAGGGAGGAATTAGAGAAATTCGATCTGACGCCTCCCCAATATGCTATTCTTGCCTTCCTGTGGCAGCAGGACGGGTTGACCCAGGTAGAATTATCCGAAAAGAGTCAGGTTGATCGCACCACGCTGGGGGGGCTGATCGATCGCCTGGAAAAATTTGGTTTGGTTGAACGGCATACCCATCCCCATGACCGTCGGGCGTATCAAATCAAGCTAACCCCCCGGGGGAGAACCTTGGAGCCCCAGTTGAGAGAATGCTCGAAAAAAGCCTTGGGAAAACTCACCAGCGGCCTGAGTAACAAAGATATTGCCGAACTTGGACGTATATTGGAGATCCTTCGTGGAGAAAAGAGGGTATATGAAAAACCTGCTTTTTAG
- a CDS encoding L-threonylcarbamoyladenylate synthase produces MLLTLDSEHPQPHQVARVVDCLKKGGIIAYPTDTTYGIGCSIFNKKGIERIYLMKGRERRKPFSFICSSLSEVSHYAKVGNNAFKILKRYLPGPYTFILEATRDVPDLLLTRQKTVGIRIPENRICLELVQALGNPIITTSANLSGEDPAGDPYIIEDTFGHQLDFVIDGGLLTTDVSSVVALTGDTPEVLRTGVGDVSWCSH; encoded by the coding sequence ATGTTGCTTACCTTGGACTCCGAACACCCCCAACCGCACCAGGTTGCCCGCGTTGTGGACTGCCTGAAAAAGGGCGGCATTATTGCTTATCCTACCGACACGACCTACGGCATCGGCTGTTCCATCTTCAATAAAAAGGGGATAGAGCGTATCTACCTCATGAAAGGGCGCGAACGGCGCAAACCGTTTTCGTTCATCTGTTCAAGTCTGTCCGAGGTCTCCCATTATGCAAAGGTGGGCAATAATGCCTTCAAGATACTAAAGCGCTACCTGCCCGGGCCTTATACCTTCATACTGGAGGCTACCCGCGATGTACCCGACCTGCTGCTGACTCGTCAAAAAACCGTGGGCATCAGAATTCCGGAGAACCGTATCTGCCTGGAACTGGTGCAGGCGCTGGGAAACCCGATCATAACTACTAGTGCCAACCTTTCCGGTGAAGACCCGGCCGGCGACCCCTATATTATTGAAGATACCTTCGGACACCAGCTCGATTTTGTCATCGATGGCGGCCTTCTGACCACAGACGTCAGCTCGGTGGTGGCGCTGACCGGTGACACCCCGGAGGTGCTTCGGACCGGGGTGGGCGATGTGTCGTGGTGCTCTCATTGA
- a CDS encoding homocysteine synthase, translating into MENRTPALETLALHAGHSPDSATLSRAVPIYQTSSYVFKNSEHAANLFGLKEPGNIYTRLMNPTTDVLEQRLAAMDGGVGALAVASGQAAITYAVLNITRAGQNIISTNYLYGGTYNLFHYTLPKLGITVKFVDSSDPENVRRAIDENTRLVYTESVGNPKNNVDDFEAIGTIAHEAGIPFIVDNTVTTPFLFKPFEHGADIVVYSLTKFIGGHGTSIGGAVVDGGKFPWDNGRFPEFTEPDPSYHGLKYWEALGNLSYILKMRVTLLRDMGACLSPFNAFQFLQGLETLHVRMPRHVENARAVAAWLEQSPLVAWVNYPGLASHKDHSRALKYLPKGEGAIIGFGIKGGMEAGKKFIDNVKLLSHLANIGDAKSLVIHPASTTHQQLSEEEQVASGVTADFIRLSIGLENIDDIIADIQQALEASQR; encoded by the coding sequence ATGGAAAACAGAACGCCCGCCCTTGAAACCTTAGCGCTCCATGCCGGCCACTCACCCGACTCAGCGACGCTTTCCCGGGCTGTGCCCATTTATCAGACATCGTCATATGTATTCAAAAATTCCGAGCACGCCGCCAATCTGTTCGGTTTGAAGGAGCCCGGTAATATCTACACCCGCCTTATGAACCCCACCACCGATGTGCTGGAGCAACGCCTTGCGGCCATGGATGGTGGCGTTGGCGCTTTGGCGGTCGCCTCGGGGCAGGCCGCCATCACCTATGCCGTGCTCAATATCACCCGGGCCGGGCAGAACATCATCTCCACCAATTACCTCTATGGCGGGACTTACAACCTCTTTCACTACACCTTGCCCAAGCTCGGTATCACGGTAAAGTTCGTAGACTCTTCCGACCCGGAGAACGTGCGTCGCGCCATCGACGAAAATACCCGCCTGGTCTATACCGAGTCGGTCGGCAATCCCAAGAACAACGTTGACGATTTTGAGGCCATCGGCACCATTGCCCATGAAGCAGGAATACCTTTCATAGTTGACAATACGGTCACAACGCCGTTTCTCTTCAAGCCGTTTGAACATGGTGCCGACATCGTGGTCTACTCCCTGACCAAGTTTATCGGCGGCCATGGAACCAGCATCGGCGGGGCCGTGGTAGACGGCGGGAAATTTCCCTGGGATAACGGCCGGTTTCCGGAATTCACCGAGCCGGATCCATCCTATCATGGACTGAAATACTGGGAGGCTCTGGGCAACCTCTCCTACATCCTCAAGATGCGGGTGACCCTGCTTCGCGATATGGGCGCTTGCTTGTCTCCCTTTAACGCGTTCCAGTTCCTGCAGGGGCTCGAAACACTGCACGTCCGCATGCCGCGCCACGTGGAGAACGCCCGCGCCGTTGCCGCCTGGCTGGAACAGAGCCCGCTTGTCGCCTGGGTCAACTATCCCGGTCTGGCCAGCCACAAGGACCATAGCCGTGCCCTCAAATACCTTCCAAAGGGGGAGGGCGCCATCATCGGTTTCGGTATTAAGGGAGGCATGGAGGCTGGCAAAAAGTTCATCGACAACGTCAAATTGCTCTCTCATCTGGCCAATATAGGCGACGCCAAGTCGCTGGTCATCCATCCGGCCTCCACCACGCACCAGCAACTCTCCGAGGAGGAGCAGGTCGCGTCCGGTGTCACGGCGGACTTCATCAGGCTCTCCATCGGCCTGGAGAATATCGACGACATCATTGCCGACATCCAGCAGGCGTTGGAGGCCTCCCAACGGTAA
- the queD gene encoding 6-carboxytetrahydropterin synthase QueD gives MYKLTIRTSFAAAHNLINYQGDCENLHGHNWKVEVTVTAKELDKAGLGIDFKVLKREAGVVINELDHKYLNENPAFHDVSPSSEHISRYLYQRLSERLNNDVITVDSVTVWESDNASACYYE, from the coding sequence ATGTATAAACTCACGATCCGCACGAGTTTTGCCGCAGCCCACAATTTGATCAACTACCAGGGGGATTGCGAGAATCTCCATGGCCACAACTGGAAGGTGGAAGTTACCGTGACTGCCAAGGAGTTGGACAAGGCCGGGCTGGGCATTGACTTCAAGGTGCTGAAGCGCGAGGCCGGTGTTGTCATTAACGAGCTTGACCATAAATACCTTAACGAAAACCCTGCGTTTCACGACGTTTCCCCGTCTTCGGAACATATCTCGCGCTACCTCTACCAGCGGCTTTCCGAGCGCCTCAACAACGATGTCATCACGGTGGACTCCGTGACCGTATGGGAGTCGGACAACGCCTCTGCCTGCTATTATGAGTAA